A genomic stretch from Methylorubrum extorquens includes:
- a CDS encoding conserved protein of unknown function; EAL domain protein (Evidence 4 : Unknown function but conserved in other organisms) encodes MQRVRDWTRLSTPAPRRIMKTDATPRTACRACRDGADLDFSFTMAFQPIVDVANARVWGYEALVRGPDGQSAGSILSRVTDETLYRFDQAARVKAIELAGRLFPPGGDTKLSINFMPNAVYEPAACIRASLEAARRVGFDNGRLNFEFTENERFHDIAHVQRIVTEYRRQGFFTALDDFGAGYAGLGLLANFRPDLIKIDMDLVRGIDADAGRRTIVAGINQIARALGVAVIAEGIETAAEAEALHGLGIDLLQGYHFARPALEALPPVAGFAADGAPVKRVA; translated from the coding sequence ATGCAACGGGTGCGCGACTGGACCCGGCTCTCCACACCAGCCCCCAGACGGATCATGAAGACGGACGCCACACCGCGAACCGCCTGCCGAGCCTGCCGCGACGGTGCGGATCTCGACTTTTCCTTCACCATGGCCTTCCAGCCCATCGTCGACGTCGCCAACGCGCGCGTCTGGGGCTACGAGGCGCTGGTGCGCGGACCGGACGGCCAGTCGGCCGGCTCGATCCTGTCGCGGGTCACCGACGAGACGCTCTACCGCTTCGATCAGGCGGCGCGGGTCAAGGCGATCGAACTGGCCGGACGCCTGTTCCCGCCCGGCGGCGACACCAAGCTGTCGATCAACTTCATGCCGAACGCCGTGTACGAGCCGGCGGCCTGCATCCGCGCCTCGCTGGAGGCCGCCCGCCGCGTCGGCTTCGACAACGGGCGCCTCAACTTCGAATTCACCGAGAACGAGCGCTTCCACGACATCGCCCATGTCCAGCGCATCGTCACGGAGTACCGGCGGCAGGGCTTCTTCACGGCGCTCGACGATTTCGGCGCGGGCTATGCGGGCCTCGGCCTGCTGGCCAATTTCCGCCCGGACCTGATCAAGATCGACATGGATCTCGTGCGCGGCATCGATGCGGATGCCGGGCGCCGCACCATCGTCGCCGGCATCAACCAGATTGCGCGGGCGCTCGGCGTCGCGGTGATTGCCGAGGGCATCGAGACCGCGGCCGAGGCCGAGGCGCTGCACGGCCTCGGCATCGACCTGCTGCAGGGCTACCACTTCGCCCGTCCGGCGCTGGAAGCCCTGCCGCCGGTGGCAGGTTTCGCGGCCGACGGCGCACCGGTGAAGCGCGTCGCCTGA
- a CDS encoding protein of unknown function (Evidence 5 : Unknown function): MREADAMPSYRAPVEDTLFLLNDVLAIHRYDNLPGFADASADLAQAVLSEGGRLAGGSVRAAEPARRPGGLHPPGGWQRRDAEGLQGGLRRLRRRRLDGPVDPRGVRRPGPAARAQHGDAGIRLRRQPRPQHVSWPDAGGDRRAARPRLARAEGDLPAQDG, translated from the coding sequence ATGCGGGAGGCTGACGCGATGCCGAGCTACCGGGCCCCGGTCGAGGACACCCTGTTCCTCCTCAACGACGTTCTCGCGATCCACCGCTACGACAATCTCCCGGGCTTCGCCGACGCCTCCGCCGACTTGGCCCAGGCGGTGCTGAGCGAGGGCGGCAGGCTCGCGGGGGGAAGTGTTCGCGCCGCTGAACCTGCCCGGCGACCGGGAGGGCTGCACCCGCCGGGAGGATGGCAGCGTCGTGACGCCGAAGGGCTTCAAGGCGGCCTACGACGCCTACGCCGCCGGCGGCTGGATGGGCCTGTCGATCCCCGAGGAGTTCGGCGGCCAGGGCCTGCCGCACGTGCTCAACACGGCGATGCAGGAATTCGTCTCCGGCGCCAACCTCGCCCTCAGCATGTATCCTGGCCTGACGCAGGGGGCGATCGCCGCGCTGCTCGTCCACGGCTCGCCCGAGCAGAAGGCGACCTACCTGCCCAAGATGGTTGA
- a CDS encoding protein of unknown function; putative exported protein (Evidence 5 : Unknown function), producing MKSTKAALCLALVLALPLAARADDNADKLAVATKLTEKTVLKNLDTGFGGALEKTVSTMPEDKAEKVRKEAKAEFDKQRKELLEGLSKQYADKFSLDELNQLDKIYEDKTYQKFQAVNADPKSEVNLLSQAVVTRLLNMLTLAAASDQTGGAPGGLPGGMPTPAK from the coding sequence ATGAAGTCGACAAAAGCCGCCCTGTGCCTCGCCCTCGTGCTGGCCCTGCCGCTCGCCGCGCGGGCCGACGACAACGCGGACAAGCTCGCCGTCGCCACAAAGCTGACCGAGAAGACGGTTCTGAAGAACCTCGATACCGGCTTCGGCGGCGCGCTCGAGAAGACCGTCTCGACCATGCCCGAGGACAAGGCCGAGAAGGTGCGCAAAGAGGCCAAGGCCGAGTTCGACAAGCAGCGCAAGGAGCTGCTCGAAGGCCTGTCCAAGCAGTATGCCGACAAGTTCAGCCTCGACGAGCTGAACCAGCTCGACAAGATCTACGAGGACAAGACCTACCAGAAGTTCCAGGCCGTCAACGCCGACCCGAAGTCGGAGGTGAACTTGCTCTCGCAGGCGGTGGTGACCCGGCTCTTGAACATGCTGACGCTGGCGGCCGCCAGCGACCAGACCGGCGGCGCCCCGGGCGGCCTGCCCGGCGGCATGCCGACGCCCGCCAAGTAA
- the fadE gene encoding acyl-CoA dehydrogenase (Evidence 2a : Function from experimental evidences in other organisms; PubMedId : 12039753; Product type e : enzyme): MFAPLNLPGDREGCTRREDGSVVTPKGFKAAYDAYAAGGWMGLSIPEEFGGQGLPHVLNTAMQEFVSGANLALSMYPGLTQGAIAALLVHGSPEQKATYLPKMVEGAWTGTMNLTEPHCGTDLGLLKTKAVPNGDGSYSLTGTKIFISAGEHDLSENIVHLVIARIEGAPSGTKGISLFVVPKYLVNADGSVGERNAVACGSIEHKMGIHANSTCVMNYDGAKGWLVGQENRGLAAMFVMMNEARLAVGVQGLGQSEAAYQNAVAYAQERLQGRSLTGAKAPDKAADPIIVHPDVRRTLMQIRAFNEAARALMLWTALNSDIAHRSQDAAERQAAEDMLGLMTPVVKGVLTDRGFANAVEAQQMFGGHGYVEEWGMSQFVRDARISMIYEGANGIQAMDLIGRKLPKDGGRAMMAFLTEVQTFIKDHGEDEGMKPFVAPLQPALNDLQAAVMWLMQNAFSKPDNAGAAATDLMHLLGQVVLGYMWAKIARAALAKKVEGADVERMDAKLVLGRFFMERMLPETSLRLARIKAGAETTMALPAEAF, translated from the coding sequence GTGTTCGCGCCGCTGAACCTGCCCGGCGACCGGGAGGGCTGCACCCGCCGGGAGGATGGCAGCGTCGTGACGCCGAAGGGCTTCAAGGCGGCCTACGACGCCTACGCCGCCGGCGGCTGGATGGGCCTGTCGATCCCCGAGGAGTTCGGCGGCCAGGGCCTGCCGCACGTGCTCAACACGGCGATGCAGGAATTCGTCTCCGGCGCCAACCTCGCCCTCAGCATGTATCCTGGCCTGACGCAGGGGGCGATCGCCGCGCTGCTCGTCCACGGCTCGCCCGAGCAGAAGGCGACCTACCTGCCCAAGATGGTTGAGGGCGCGTGGACCGGCACCATGAACCTCACCGAGCCGCATTGCGGCACGGATCTCGGCCTGCTGAAGACCAAGGCGGTTCCCAACGGCGACGGCTCCTACAGCCTCACCGGCACCAAGATCTTCATCTCGGCGGGTGAGCACGACCTGTCGGAGAACATCGTCCACCTCGTCATCGCCCGCATCGAGGGCGCGCCGTCGGGCACCAAGGGCATCTCGCTGTTCGTGGTGCCGAAGTACCTCGTGAACGCGGATGGCTCCGTGGGCGAGCGCAACGCGGTGGCCTGCGGCTCGATCGAGCACAAGATGGGCATTCACGCCAACTCCACCTGCGTGATGAACTACGACGGAGCGAAGGGCTGGCTCGTCGGCCAGGAGAATCGCGGTCTGGCCGCGATGTTCGTGATGATGAACGAGGCCCGCCTCGCCGTTGGCGTCCAGGGGCTCGGCCAGTCCGAGGCCGCCTACCAGAACGCGGTCGCCTACGCGCAGGAGCGTCTCCAGGGCCGCTCGCTCACCGGCGCGAAGGCGCCGGACAAGGCCGCCGACCCGATCATCGTCCACCCGGACGTGCGCCGCACGCTGATGCAGATCCGCGCCTTCAACGAGGCCGCGCGCGCGCTCATGCTCTGGACCGCCCTCAACTCCGACATCGCCCACCGCTCGCAGGATGCGGCCGAGCGGCAGGCGGCCGAGGACATGCTCGGCCTGATGACCCCTGTGGTGAAGGGCGTGCTGACCGACCGGGGCTTTGCCAACGCGGTCGAGGCGCAGCAGATGTTCGGCGGCCACGGCTATGTCGAGGAATGGGGCATGTCGCAGTTCGTGCGCGATGCCCGCATCTCCATGATCTACGAGGGCGCCAACGGCATCCAGGCGATGGATCTGATCGGCCGCAAGCTGCCCAAGGATGGCGGCCGGGCGATGATGGCCTTCCTCACCGAGGTGCAGACCTTCATCAAGGACCACGGCGAGGACGAGGGGATGAAGCCCTTCGTGGCGCCGCTCCAGCCGGCGCTGAACGATCTCCAGGCCGCGGTGATGTGGTTGATGCAGAACGCCTTCTCGAAGCCCGACAATGCGGGCGCCGCCGCCACCGACCTGATGCACCTGCTGGGGCAAGTCGTGCTGGGCTACATGTGGGCCAAGATCGCGCGGGCGGCGCTCGCCAAGAAGGTGGAGGGCGCCGACGTCGAGCGGATGGATGCCAAGCTCGTGCTCGGCCGTTTCTTCATGGAGCGGATGCTGCCGGAAACGAGCCTTCGCCTCGCCCGGATCAAGGCCGGCGCCGAGACGACCATGGCGCTGCCCGCCGAGGCGTTCTAA
- a CDS encoding putative fatty acid oxidation complex subunit alpha (enoyl-CoA hydratase and epimerase and isomerase; 3-hydroxyacyl-CoA dehydrogenase) (fadJ-like; synonym yfcX) (Evidence 3 : Putative function from multiple computational evidences; PubMedId : 12535077; Product type e : enzyme), whose product MTATENFRFETDADGIALATWDMPGRSMNVITMEVMAELERIVDAVVADEAIKGCVIVSGKNNFSGGADLTMLQGLGVEYERLKASEGEEVAMRHFFEESRRLSLVFRKLETCGKPFAAAVHGLCLGGAFELALACHHRVLADDDKTRVGLPEIKVGLFPGGGGTQRVSRLMQTGDALQMLFKGEQIRALMAKNMGLAHAVAPAGEIVERAKAWIREGGSAVAPWDVPKFKAPSGKVYSPAGMMIWPPANAIYRRETHDNYPAAKAILASVYEGLQLPMDLGLRVESRYFAHILRTKEAQAMIRTLFISMGEINKGARRPKDVEATKVGKVGVIGAGFMGAGIAYVTAQAGMQVVLIDRDQEAADAGKAHCHKLITGQINRGKAKTADRDALLARITATPDYGALSDCDLVIEAVFEDPKVKAEVIAKVEAALPAHAIFASNTSTLPISGLAQTSKRPEQFVGIHFFSPVEKMLLVEIIRGNQTGDRAVATALDYVRAIKKTGIVVNDSRGFFANRCVLAYIHEGHKMLTEGVPPAMIENVARMAGMPVGPLSLNDEVALDLGLKIMRATEAQLGEGAVDPDQKRLLVAMVETHGRLGRKNKRGFYDYPEGGQKTLWPGLAEIQPNRLDPEGIDIDELKHRFLVVQALEAARTMQEGVVTDPREADVGSILGFGFAPFTGGALSYIDFMGAKAFVALAQQLEARHGARFTPPDNLLAMAESGARFYDALKQAA is encoded by the coding sequence ATGACCGCAACCGAGAATTTCCGCTTCGAGACCGATGCCGACGGCATCGCGCTCGCGACCTGGGACATGCCGGGCCGTTCGATGAACGTCATCACCATGGAGGTGATGGCGGAGCTGGAGCGGATCGTCGACGCGGTCGTCGCCGACGAAGCCATCAAGGGCTGCGTCATCGTCTCGGGGAAGAACAACTTCTCCGGCGGCGCCGACCTCACCATGCTTCAGGGCCTCGGGGTCGAGTACGAGCGGCTGAAGGCGAGTGAGGGCGAGGAGGTGGCCATGCGCCACTTCTTCGAGGAGTCGCGACGCCTCAGCCTCGTGTTCCGCAAGCTCGAGACCTGCGGCAAGCCGTTCGCGGCGGCGGTGCACGGCCTGTGCCTCGGCGGCGCCTTCGAACTGGCGCTGGCCTGCCACCACCGGGTGCTCGCCGACGACGACAAGACCCGCGTCGGCCTGCCCGAGATCAAGGTCGGCCTGTTCCCCGGCGGCGGCGGCACGCAGCGCGTGTCCCGTCTGATGCAGACCGGCGACGCGCTGCAGATGCTGTTCAAGGGCGAGCAGATCCGCGCGCTCATGGCCAAGAACATGGGGCTGGCCCACGCCGTCGCCCCGGCCGGGGAGATTGTCGAGCGGGCCAAGGCCTGGATCCGCGAGGGCGGCTCGGCGGTGGCACCGTGGGACGTGCCGAAGTTTAAGGCGCCGTCCGGAAAGGTCTACTCGCCCGCCGGCATGATGATCTGGCCGCCGGCCAACGCGATCTACCGCCGCGAGACCCACGACAATTACCCGGCCGCCAAGGCGATCCTGGCCTCGGTCTACGAGGGCCTGCAGCTGCCGATGGATCTCGGCCTTCGGGTCGAGAGCCGCTACTTCGCCCATATCCTGCGCACCAAGGAAGCGCAGGCGATGATCCGCACCCTGTTCATCTCCATGGGTGAGATCAACAAGGGCGCCCGCCGCCCGAAGGACGTGGAGGCGACCAAGGTCGGCAAGGTCGGCGTCATCGGCGCCGGCTTCATGGGCGCGGGTATCGCCTACGTCACGGCGCAGGCCGGGATGCAGGTCGTGCTGATCGACCGCGATCAGGAGGCGGCCGATGCCGGCAAGGCACATTGCCACAAGCTCATCACCGGCCAGATCAACCGCGGCAAGGCCAAGACCGCCGACCGCGACGCGCTGCTCGCCCGCATCACCGCCACGCCCGATTACGGCGCCCTGTCCGATTGCGACCTCGTGATCGAGGCGGTGTTCGAGGACCCGAAGGTCAAGGCCGAGGTGATCGCCAAGGTCGAGGCGGCGCTGCCGGCGCACGCGATCTTCGCCTCCAACACCTCGACCCTGCCGATCTCCGGCCTCGCTCAGACCTCGAAGCGCCCCGAGCAGTTCGTCGGCATCCACTTCTTCTCGCCGGTGGAGAAGATGCTGCTCGTGGAGATCATCCGCGGCAACCAGACCGGAGACCGCGCGGTGGCCACCGCCCTCGACTACGTGCGCGCGATCAAGAAGACCGGCATCGTCGTCAACGATTCCCGCGGCTTCTTCGCCAACCGCTGCGTGCTCGCCTACATCCATGAGGGCCACAAGATGCTCACCGAGGGCGTGCCCCCGGCGATGATCGAGAACGTAGCGCGGATGGCCGGCATGCCGGTCGGCCCGCTCTCGCTCAACGACGAGGTGGCGCTCGATCTCGGCCTCAAGATCATGCGGGCGACCGAGGCGCAGCTCGGCGAGGGCGCCGTCGATCCGGACCAGAAGCGGCTCCTCGTCGCGATGGTCGAGACGCATGGCCGGCTCGGGCGCAAGAACAAGCGCGGCTTCTACGACTACCCCGAGGGCGGCCAGAAGACGCTCTGGCCGGGGCTCGCCGAGATCCAGCCGAACCGGCTCGACCCGGAGGGCATCGACATCGACGAGCTGAAGCACCGCTTCCTCGTGGTGCAGGCGCTGGAGGCCGCCCGAACGATGCAGGAGGGCGTGGTGACCGATCCGCGCGAGGCGGATGTCGGCTCGATCCTCGGCTTCGGCTTCGCCCCGTTCACCGGTGGCGCGCTCTCCTACATCGACTTCATGGGCGCGAAGGCCTTCGTGGCGCTGGCCCAGCAGCTGGAGGCCCGGCACGGCGCCCGTTTCACCCCGCCGGACAACCTCCTGGCGATGGCCGAATCCGGGGCGCGCTTCTACGACGCGCTGAAGCAGGCGGCGTAG
- a CDS encoding conserved protein of unknown function (Evidence 4 : Unknown function but conserved in other organisms), with amino-acid sequence MKQTAPISLDSFDPEVLAAAREVARRAGVPLESWIASVATPDPSKPGPRRRRRADAVPQAREASAEPARQVGGRAPEKAPAPASRKDGPQHKRREATQGASAAEASETASLEASLGAMMRRLDALDRSISQEREASKADAARMIDEIEARLTTARQPVAPEMIAGRIADIERKMGEIAGQLDTPRPLGRRGRPLATEVRDAVAEVRRRQRELEEGIAEWNAASAGELKDGPQDGPAALAVTPAEEGSGQEPSPAIAELQRETNRLRDALGSLATGRDVSELERTMQAVASDLQRARAPQELAAIAAPVELMRLQVERIAEDVADNVHARIAGEVERLAGKVDAVLSGVLSGPADQSALDGVFRELDEIRRLVASLAGPERIQSLAQGVQAISAQITQLQRDEDAGIATLKPLLEEIRGELKAPDSSRELPGALLGRFEALAQRLDGTESGSVGELIERLEGVAEKVDRVSAGGSGLDALERHVLALASRLEAPRDTDPAVARLERSMGDLLAQVTALRNGTDLEATVAQAVREAVAGSAAPLAAGGGFELLRADLAEMRANQKGADQRLQSTMEGVQSVLMRLSEQLDRTMTSSAALTAAAPQERAPVVLSSAERVSHERPAAPKTAAKPSSEPSSQNLARPNRTATSDEAGGTEASRLSDELLEPGAGRPGSGRPAAPEASPAATGGADIKTSFIAAARRAAQAAQAESATEAPLTARLRDKVAPARMPGAETTPLSRIRGALDSRRRTLLLGLAAVVLALGAYQAFVAGKGNPTGTPTGDPAVPEARPVASTAPAASTDAAASRTETTAEPVQAAASQAQAPSETSPQTGTSAQTTPDPATTQSIAEPKSAPAKRGLPQVAGMSTLVPDLAGLPPALAKLKQDALDGDGAAVWEIASREAEGRGVTRDLAVAAKLYERLANAGYAPAQFKVGNAYEKGSGVVRDIEKAKAWYGRAADQGNIRAMHNLAVLHAENPAANGKADFVTAANAFRRAAEHGVRDSQYNLAVLYARGLGVGQDLVQSYLWFSAAATQGDQEAGRKRDEVAAKLSPKDLTEARNLAGSFKAKAVDPAANEAPSQKATAAAGMSLMGAPSPGMPIAASPSAQKRFGV; translated from the coding sequence ATGAAACAGACTGCCCCGATCAGCCTCGACAGCTTCGACCCGGAGGTACTCGCGGCTGCCCGCGAGGTCGCCCGGCGAGCGGGGGTGCCGCTGGAGAGCTGGATCGCCTCGGTGGCGACGCCCGACCCGTCGAAGCCGGGCCCGCGGCGGCGGCGGCGCGCGGATGCCGTTCCCCAAGCCAGGGAGGCCAGCGCAGAGCCGGCCCGGCAGGTCGGAGGCCGCGCGCCGGAGAAGGCGCCCGCACCCGCCTCACGCAAGGACGGGCCGCAGCACAAGCGCCGGGAAGCCACTCAGGGCGCTTCGGCCGCCGAGGCTTCCGAAACGGCATCGCTGGAAGCCTCGCTCGGCGCGATGATGCGGCGGCTCGATGCCCTCGACCGCTCGATCAGCCAGGAGCGCGAGGCCTCCAAGGCCGATGCCGCCCGGATGATCGACGAGATCGAGGCGCGGTTGACCACGGCCCGCCAGCCGGTCGCACCGGAAATGATCGCCGGACGCATCGCCGACATCGAACGCAAGATGGGCGAGATCGCCGGCCAGCTCGACACGCCCCGCCCGCTGGGTCGGCGCGGGCGTCCGCTCGCCACCGAGGTCCGCGATGCCGTCGCCGAGGTGCGCCGCCGCCAGCGCGAGCTGGAAGAGGGCATCGCCGAGTGGAACGCCGCTAGCGCGGGAGAATTGAAGGACGGGCCGCAGGATGGCCCGGCCGCACTTGCGGTGACGCCGGCCGAGGAAGGCTCCGGCCAGGAGCCGTCCCCGGCCATCGCCGAACTGCAACGCGAGACGAACCGGCTGCGCGACGCGCTCGGCAGCCTCGCCACCGGCCGCGACGTCAGCGAGCTGGAGCGGACCATGCAGGCCGTCGCCAGCGACCTTCAGCGGGCGCGCGCGCCGCAGGAACTCGCCGCCATCGCCGCACCGGTCGAGCTGATGCGCCTCCAAGTGGAGCGGATCGCCGAAGACGTGGCGGACAACGTCCATGCCCGCATCGCGGGTGAGGTCGAGCGCTTGGCCGGAAAGGTCGATGCCGTTCTCTCCGGCGTCTTGTCCGGCCCCGCCGACCAGAGCGCCCTCGACGGCGTGTTCCGCGAACTCGACGAGATCCGCCGCCTCGTGGCGTCCCTGGCAGGGCCGGAGCGCATCCAGAGCCTCGCCCAGGGCGTGCAGGCGATCAGCGCCCAGATCACCCAGCTCCAGCGGGACGAGGATGCGGGCATCGCCACCCTCAAGCCGCTGCTGGAAGAGATCCGCGGCGAGCTGAAGGCGCCCGATTCCTCCCGCGAGCTTCCCGGCGCGCTTCTCGGACGTTTCGAGGCGCTCGCGCAGCGGCTCGACGGCACGGAGTCCGGCTCGGTCGGCGAGCTGATCGAGCGGCTCGAAGGCGTGGCCGAAAAAGTCGATCGCGTCAGCGCGGGCGGCAGCGGGCTCGATGCCCTGGAACGCCACGTCCTCGCCCTGGCGAGCCGGCTCGAAGCGCCGCGCGACACCGATCCGGCCGTGGCACGCCTCGAGCGCTCCATGGGCGACCTGCTCGCCCAGGTCACGGCCCTGCGCAACGGAACCGATCTGGAGGCCACCGTCGCGCAGGCGGTCCGTGAGGCCGTGGCGGGCTCGGCCGCCCCGCTCGCGGCCGGCGGTGGTTTCGAGCTGCTGCGGGCCGATCTCGCCGAGATGCGGGCCAACCAGAAGGGCGCGGACCAGCGCCTCCAATCGACGATGGAAGGCGTCCAGTCGGTGCTGATGCGGCTGAGCGAGCAGCTCGACCGCACCATGACCTCGTCCGCGGCCCTCACCGCCGCCGCCCCGCAGGAGCGCGCGCCCGTCGTGCTGTCCTCGGCCGAGCGCGTCTCGCACGAGCGCCCCGCCGCCCCGAAGACGGCTGCCAAGCCGTCATCCGAGCCGTCGTCCCAGAACCTTGCCCGCCCGAACCGCACCGCAACCTCCGACGAGGCCGGTGGGACGGAGGCGAGCCGCCTGTCCGACGAGTTGCTGGAGCCCGGTGCCGGCCGGCCCGGATCCGGCCGCCCGGCCGCGCCGGAGGCGAGCCCCGCCGCGACCGGCGGCGCCGACATCAAGACCAGCTTCATCGCCGCCGCGCGGCGCGCGGCGCAGGCCGCGCAGGCCGAATCGGCCACCGAGGCGCCGCTGACGGCGCGGCTGCGCGACAAGGTCGCTCCGGCCCGCATGCCGGGCGCGGAGACGACGCCCCTTTCGCGGATCCGCGGTGCCCTCGACAGCCGCCGCCGCACGCTCCTGCTCGGCCTCGCGGCCGTGGTGCTGGCGCTCGGCGCCTACCAAGCCTTCGTCGCGGGCAAGGGAAATCCAACGGGAACTCCGACTGGCGACCCGGCCGTGCCGGAGGCCCGTCCGGTGGCGAGCACCGCCCCGGCGGCCTCCACCGACGCCGCCGCGAGCCGTACCGAGACCACGGCCGAGCCCGTTCAGGCAGCGGCGTCGCAGGCCCAGGCTCCGTCCGAGACGTCTCCCCAGACCGGTACATCCGCCCAGACGACGCCCGACCCGGCGACCACCCAATCCATCGCCGAGCCGAAATCCGCGCCGGCCAAGCGCGGGCTGCCCCAGGTCGCGGGCATGAGCACGCTCGTCCCCGACCTCGCCGGCCTGCCGCCGGCCCTGGCCAAGCTCAAGCAGGATGCGCTCGACGGCGACGGCGCCGCGGTCTGGGAGATCGCCTCTCGCGAGGCCGAAGGCCGGGGCGTGACGCGCGACCTCGCGGTCGCCGCCAAGCTCTACGAGCGGCTCGCGAATGCCGGCTACGCGCCGGCTCAGTTCAAGGTCGGCAACGCCTACGAGAAGGGCTCGGGCGTGGTCCGGGACATCGAGAAGGCGAAGGCCTGGTACGGCCGCGCGGCGGATCAGGGCAATATCCGCGCGATGCACAACCTCGCCGTGCTGCATGCCGAGAACCCGGCGGCCAACGGCAAGGCGGATTTCGTGACCGCCGCGAACGCCTTCCGCCGGGCGGCGGAACACGGCGTGCGCGACAGCCAGTACAACCTGGCCGTGCTCTACGCCCGCGGCCTCGGCGTCGGGCAGGATCTCGTCCAGTCCTATCTCTGGTTCTCGGCCGCTGCCACGCAGGGGGACCAGGAAGCGGGCCGCAAGCGGGACGAGGTCGCCGCCAAGCTCTCGCCGAAGGATCTCACCGAAGCCAGGAACCTCGCTGGGAGCTTCAAGGCGAAGGCCGTCGATCCGGCCGCGAACGAGGCCCCGTCCCAGAAGGCCACCGCCGCAGCGGGAATGTCCCTGATGGGCGCGCCGTCGCCGGGCATGCCGATCGCCGCCTCCCCATCGGCGCAGAAGCGCTTCGGGGTCTGA
- a CDS encoding putative acetyl-CoA acyltransferase (Fatty oxidation complex beta subunit) (3-ketoacyl-CoA thiolase) (Beta-ketothiolase) (fadA-like) (Evidence 3 : Putative function from multiple computational evidences; PubMedId : 1699931, 7961399; Product type e : enzyme) — protein MPEAYIYDHVRTPRGRGKPDGSLHEVTALRLAETALRALKDRNGLDTRQVDDVVLGCVDPVGEAGGDIARAAALVADYGTHVPGVQINRFCASGLDAINFAAAQVMAGQHDLTVGGGVESMSRVGLGASGGAWPVDPAIAVKSYFMPQGVSADLIATKYGFSRDDCDAYAVESQKRSAQSWGEGLFKNSVVPVRDINGITLLDRDEHMRPTTDMQSLASLKPSFVQMGQMGGFDAVAVDAHPDVEAVHHVHHAGNSSGIVDGAAAVLIGSREAGDAAGLRPRARIRAFANIGSDPALMLTGPVDVTKKVLARAGMSLSDIDLFEINEAFASVVLRFHQAFDLDPAKVNVNGGAIAMGHPLGATGAMILGTVLDELERTGKERALVTLCIGAGMGTATIIERV, from the coding sequence ATGCCCGAGGCCTACATCTACGATCACGTCCGCACCCCCCGCGGCCGCGGCAAGCCGGACGGTTCGCTGCACGAGGTGACGGCGTTGCGCCTCGCCGAGACGGCGTTGCGCGCGCTCAAGGACCGTAACGGCCTCGACACGCGGCAGGTGGACGACGTGGTGCTGGGCTGCGTCGATCCGGTCGGCGAGGCCGGCGGCGACATCGCCCGCGCCGCCGCGCTCGTGGCCGATTACGGCACCCACGTGCCCGGCGTGCAGATCAACCGCTTCTGTGCCTCGGGCCTCGACGCCATCAACTTCGCCGCGGCGCAGGTCATGGCCGGCCAGCACGACCTCACCGTCGGCGGCGGCGTCGAATCGATGAGCCGCGTCGGCCTCGGCGCCTCGGGCGGCGCTTGGCCGGTCGATCCGGCGATCGCGGTCAAATCCTACTTCATGCCGCAGGGCGTCTCGGCCGATCTTATCGCCACCAAGTACGGGTTCAGCCGCGACGATTGCGACGCCTACGCCGTCGAGTCGCAGAAGCGCTCGGCCCAATCCTGGGGCGAGGGCCTGTTCAAGAACTCCGTCGTGCCGGTGCGGGACATCAACGGCATCACCCTGCTCGACCGCGACGAGCATATGCGGCCGACGACCGACATGCAGTCGCTGGCGAGCCTGAAACCGTCCTTCGTGCAGATGGGCCAGATGGGCGGCTTCGACGCCGTGGCCGTCGATGCCCACCCGGATGTCGAGGCGGTCCATCACGTCCACCATGCCGGCAACTCGTCGGGCATCGTGGATGGCGCGGCGGCGGTGCTGATCGGCTCGCGCGAGGCCGGTGACGCCGCGGGCCTGCGGCCCCGCGCCCGCATCCGGGCGTTCGCCAATATCGGCTCCGATCCGGCGCTGATGCTGACCGGCCCGGTCGACGTCACGAAGAAGGTGTTGGCGCGGGCCGGCATGAGCCTGTCCGACATCGACCTGTTCGAGATCAACGAGGCCTTCGCCTCGGTGGTCCTGCGCTTCCATCAGGCCTTCGACCTCGACCCGGCGAAGGTGAACGTCAACGGCGGCGCCATCGCCATGGGCCATCCGCTGGGTGCCACGGGCGCGATGATCCTCGGCACCGTGCTCGACGAGCTGGAGCGTACCGGCAAGGAGCGGGCGCTCGTGACCCTGTGCATCGGCGCCGGCATGGGCACCGCCACGATCATCGAGCGGGTGTGA